The Megasphaera stantonii genome includes a window with the following:
- a CDS encoding sensor histidine kinase, producing the protein MILLKIRDISLRKRMMLTNFLMVFIPVVWLTILGGVIFAGLQFTGTVRQSELALLWPEKGSSMSISYAVSSLRMKVESEESLKLEDVFEECLILEKHGIQTVIVADGRLLYITDGADEDDIRYLVQKQCGNAASAMSWNNEDFAFIYSSPRRDTVIWAAGQMPFVTSYDADDALEDVLEIVLFAVLVLSIIVIIWLGLYLSRLLSRQIIEPLAELRKAAAEIQQGNFEYPLVVPAQDELGQTCRDFDDMRKELRKVREERQKYEQNRKELIAGISHDLATPLTLLKGYASGIREGIARTPEKQRQYIDKIYDTACAMERLVDSLFLFSKLDLGRIPFSLEVVPIYRYFEDVIGETAMTLAEQGVTLTLRGHQSTAAVAIDRNQFRRVVENLLTNCVKYKTTPQADVDIVIAEEGESVVVSFVDHGVGVPAESLPKLFDSFYRTDAARTDVKKGSGLGLAIAKQIIESLHGSIWAEETKGGGLTISMRLPIAKEE; encoded by the coding sequence ATGATTTTGCTGAAGATACGGGATATTTCGCTGCGGAAACGGATGATGCTGACGAATTTCCTCATGGTATTCATTCCCGTCGTGTGGCTGACGATTTTAGGGGGCGTCATCTTTGCCGGACTGCAGTTTACCGGCACGGTGCGGCAGAGCGAGCTGGCCCTGCTGTGGCCGGAAAAGGGCTCGTCCATGTCGATTTCCTATGCCGTGAGCTCCTTGCGCATGAAGGTAGAGAGCGAAGAGTCGCTGAAGCTGGAAGACGTGTTTGAAGAATGCCTGATTTTGGAAAAGCACGGCATACAGACCGTCATCGTCGCCGACGGCCGCCTGCTGTATATCACTGACGGGGCTGATGAAGACGATATACGGTATTTGGTCCAGAAGCAGTGCGGAAACGCCGCCTCGGCCATGTCGTGGAATAACGAGGACTTTGCCTTTATTTATTCTTCGCCCCGCCGCGACACGGTCATATGGGCGGCCGGACAGATGCCCTTCGTCACGTCGTACGATGCCGACGACGCCTTGGAGGATGTGCTGGAAATCGTGCTGTTTGCCGTCCTCGTCCTTTCCATCATCGTCATCATCTGGCTGGGCCTGTATTTATCGCGCCTCCTGTCGCGGCAGATTATCGAGCCGCTGGCAGAGCTGCGGAAGGCTGCGGCGGAAATTCAGCAGGGCAATTTTGAGTATCCCCTTGTCGTGCCGGCGCAGGATGAGCTGGGCCAGACGTGCCGCGATTTTGACGACATGCGCAAGGAACTGCGGAAGGTGCGGGAGGAACGGCAGAAGTACGAGCAGAACCGCAAGGAATTGATCGCCGGCATTTCTCATGATTTGGCGACGCCTCTTACGCTGCTGAAGGGCTATGCCAGCGGCATTCGCGAGGGCATTGCCCGGACGCCGGAAAAGCAGCGCCAGTATATTGATAAAATTTATGACACGGCCTGCGCCATGGAGCGGCTCGTAGACAGCCTGTTCCTGTTTTCCAAGCTGGACCTGGGACGGATTCCCTTTTCGCTGGAAGTCGTGCCGATATACCGGTATTTTGAAGACGTCATCGGCGAGACGGCTATGACGCTGGCCGAACAGGGCGTGACGCTGACGCTCCGGGGACATCAGAGCACGGCGGCCGTGGCCATAGACAGGAACCAATTCCGGCGGGTCGTGGAAAACCTGCTGACGAACTGCGTAAAATATAAGACGACGCCCCAGGCCGACGTAGACATCGTCATTGCCGAGGAAGGTGAGTCCGTCGTCGTTTCCTTTGTCGACCACGGCGTCGGCGTGCCTGCTGAAAGCTTGCCGAAATTGTTCGACAGCTTTTACCGCACCGACGCGGCCCGTACGGACGTAAAGAAGGGCAGCGGCCTGGGACTAGCGATTGCCAAGCAGATTATCGAATCGCTGCACGGCTCGATTTGGGCAGAGGAAACGAAAGGCGGCGGCCTGACGATTTCCATGCGCCTGCCCATTGCAAAGGAGGAGTAA
- a CDS encoding response regulator transcription factor → MKRILIIEDNKEITELERDYLEANDFEVDIAEDGVTGLEKALADEYNLILLDIMLPRMDGFQVCREIRAQKDVPILMVSAKREDIDKIRGLGLGADDYISKPFSPSELVARVKAHISRYERLTSRAGAAPKDEDVLKVGELEIHLKKHRVFSQGKEAFLTNREFELLAFLAKHPGIVFSRERIFDRVWGLDAAGDTATVMVHINRIREKIEPDPTQPIYIETVWGAGYRFAEG, encoded by the coding sequence ATGAAGCGCATTTTGATCATTGAAGACAATAAGGAAATTACGGAGTTAGAGCGGGATTACCTGGAAGCGAACGATTTTGAAGTCGATATAGCCGAAGACGGCGTGACCGGCTTGGAAAAAGCGTTGGCTGATGAATATAATTTAATTTTATTGGATATCATGCTGCCGCGCATGGACGGCTTTCAGGTCTGCCGGGAAATACGGGCGCAGAAGGATGTGCCCATTCTCATGGTGTCGGCCAAACGGGAAGATATCGACAAGATCCGGGGCCTGGGACTGGGAGCTGACGATTACATCAGCAAGCCCTTCAGCCCCAGCGAACTGGTAGCCAGGGTCAAGGCCCATATCAGCCGCTATGAACGGCTGACGAGCCGTGCCGGCGCCGCGCCGAAGGACGAGGACGTCCTCAAGGTCGGCGAGCTGGAAATCCATTTAAAAAAGCACCGCGTCTTTTCCCAGGGCAAGGAAGCCTTTTTGACCAACCGGGAATTCGAGCTGCTGGCCTTTTTAGCTAAGCATCCGGGCATCGTGTTCAGCCGCGAGCGGATTTTTGACCGGGTTTGGGGATTGGATGCGGCCGGCGATACGGCGACGGTCATGGTTCATATCAACCGCATCCGTGAAAAGATAGAGCCTGATCCGACGCAGCCCATCTATATTGAAACCGTATGGGGCGCAGGCTACCGCTTTGCCGAAGGATAG
- the dprA gene encoding DNA-processing protein DprA, with protein MMIQDIEKERLYTAALASLPGLGSRRICALIGRFGSAAAAWDASAADWQDAGIPETVGTALTEARSRYDWDEQLRLLSRYHTKLVALWEDDYPQLLRETYNPPPILYYQGALPQFPKAAAIVGARKATPYGRNAAQTLAEQMARSGIAVVSGGARGIDTKAHLGALTGKGMTCAVVANGLDTAYPPENKALFADIIEKGGSVVSEYAFGVRPLAMNFPARNRIIAGLCRCVVVIEAALRSGSLITADFALEEGRDVFAVPGSIYSEMSKGTNALLRKGAIALTGIEDILSEYGWYAEEGEQSPPPFSLTLLEEAVLEALPCDQPVSQDELVVKTKLPPSQLSPLLLKLQLYGLIEETGGTSYVKKPVQ; from the coding sequence ATGATGATACAGGACATAGAAAAGGAACGGCTCTATACGGCGGCCCTGGCCTCCCTGCCCGGGCTGGGCTCCCGCCGCATCTGCGCCCTGATCGGCCGGTTCGGCTCTGCCGCAGCCGCCTGGGACGCTTCGGCCGCCGACTGGCAAGACGCGGGCATACCGGAAACCGTCGGTACGGCGCTGACGGAGGCTCGGTCCCGCTACGACTGGGACGAGCAGCTCCGCCTGCTGTCCCGATATCATACGAAGCTCGTCGCCTTGTGGGAAGACGACTATCCCCAGCTTCTCCGCGAAACGTATAATCCGCCGCCTATACTGTACTATCAGGGAGCGCTGCCGCAGTTTCCCAAAGCCGCCGCTATCGTCGGCGCCCGCAAGGCCACGCCGTACGGCAGGAACGCCGCCCAGACCCTGGCGGAACAAATGGCCCGCAGCGGCATCGCTGTCGTCAGCGGCGGAGCCCGCGGCATCGATACCAAAGCCCATCTGGGAGCCTTAACCGGCAAAGGGATGACCTGCGCCGTCGTCGCTAACGGCCTGGATACGGCCTATCCGCCGGAGAACAAGGCCTTATTTGCGGATATCATAGAAAAAGGCGGCTCCGTCGTCAGCGAATACGCCTTCGGAGTCCGCCCTTTAGCGATGAATTTCCCGGCCCGCAACCGCATCATCGCCGGCCTGTGCCGCTGCGTCGTCGTGATCGAGGCGGCCCTGCGCAGCGGCTCCCTCATTACGGCTGATTTTGCCCTCGAAGAAGGGCGGGACGTCTTCGCCGTCCCTGGCAGCATTTATTCAGAAATGAGTAAGGGGACGAACGCCCTCCTGCGCAAGGGAGCCATCGCCCTGACGGGTATTGAAGACATCCTGTCCGAGTATGGCTGGTACGCAGAAGAAGGGGAACAAAGCCCCCCGCCATTTTCCCTCACGCTGTTGGAAGAAGCTGTATTGGAAGCCCTGCCCTGCGACCAGCCCGTGTCCCAGGACGAGCTGGTCGTCAAAACGAAGCTGCCGCCGTCTCAGCTGAGTCCCCTGCTGCTGAAGCTGCAGCTGTACGGCCTCATTGAAGAAACAGGCGGCACGTCGTATGTCAAAAAGCCCGTGCAGTAG
- a CDS encoding YifB family Mg chelatase-like AAA ATPase: protein MFSRTYGATVFGLHGNIITVETDISNGLPAFEIVGLAATSVKESKERVRSAIKNSGYEFPMRRITVNLAPADLKKDSAGLDAAIAAGIMVSSGQIPAELCRQTLFIGELALDGTIRPVAGILSMVLQGAEEGFHTCFVSKENAAEALLCRAMTVYAVESLSDIISHLLGLARLSPAVAGDVFTDRPDYRVDFSEVQGQFTAKRALEIAAAGGHNVLLIGPPGSGKTMLAKRIPTILPPMSLRESLEVTKIYSVAGLFQQSKMLAQRPFRSPHHTISTAGLIGGGTIPKPGEVTLSHNGVLFLDELPEFPRSVLEVLRQPLEDFVVHISRVNASLSYPARFILIAAMNPCPCGFFGSSESNSCTCTTGEIRRYVRKISGPLLDRIDLHVAVDRPKYQELITTIPQESSEAIRSRVLAARERQERRLQSYGLSCNAHMGHREIKETCRLSSSAQDLLQTVFDTMKLSARSCDRIVKAARTIADLNGDEHIRSEHVAEAVSYRNTLQRV from the coding sequence ATGTTTTCACGTACGTACGGAGCCACCGTATTCGGGCTTCACGGCAATATCATAACGGTCGAGACGGACATTTCCAACGGCCTTCCGGCTTTTGAAATCGTAGGACTGGCGGCGACGTCCGTCAAAGAATCGAAGGAGCGGGTCCGCTCGGCCATCAAGAACAGCGGCTATGAATTTCCCATGCGGCGCATTACGGTTAATTTAGCGCCGGCCGATTTGAAAAAAGACAGCGCCGGCCTCGACGCGGCCATCGCCGCCGGCATCATGGTGTCGAGCGGCCAAATCCCGGCCGAGCTGTGCCGCCAAACCCTGTTCATCGGCGAATTGGCCTTAGACGGGACAATCCGCCCCGTCGCAGGCATCCTGTCCATGGTGCTGCAGGGCGCCGAAGAAGGCTTCCACACCTGCTTCGTCAGCAAGGAAAACGCCGCCGAAGCGCTGCTGTGCCGCGCCATGACGGTCTATGCCGTCGAGTCCCTGTCGGACATTATTTCCCATTTGCTGGGCCTTGCCCGCCTCTCTCCGGCCGTGGCCGGAGACGTGTTTACAGACCGGCCGGATTACCGCGTCGATTTTTCAGAGGTCCAGGGACAGTTTACGGCCAAGCGGGCCCTGGAAATCGCCGCGGCCGGCGGCCACAACGTCCTGCTCATCGGCCCGCCCGGTTCCGGCAAGACCATGCTGGCCAAGAGGATTCCTACGATTCTGCCGCCCATGAGCCTGCGCGAATCGCTGGAGGTGACAAAGATATACAGCGTAGCCGGCCTGTTTCAGCAGTCGAAAATGCTGGCGCAGCGGCCCTTCCGCAGTCCTCACCACACGATTTCCACGGCAGGCCTCATCGGCGGCGGCACGATTCCCAAGCCCGGCGAAGTGACCCTGAGCCACAACGGCGTCCTGTTTCTCGACGAGCTGCCCGAATTTCCCCGTTCCGTATTGGAAGTGCTGCGCCAGCCCCTGGAGGATTTCGTCGTCCACATTTCCCGGGTCAACGCCTCCCTGTCCTATCCGGCCCGCTTCATCCTCATCGCCGCCATGAATCCCTGTCCCTGCGGCTTTTTCGGCAGCTCCGAATCGAATTCCTGTACCTGTACGACCGGCGAAATCCGCCGATACGTCCGCAAAATATCGGGTCCTCTCCTGGACCGCATCGACCTGCACGTCGCCGTAGACCGCCCCAAATACCAGGAATTGATTACGACCATTCCCCAGGAGTCGTCCGAAGCGATCCGCAGCCGCGTCCTGGCCGCCCGAGAAAGGCAGGAGCGGCGGCTCCAATCGTACGGCCTGTCCTGCAACGCCCACATGGGCCATCGGGAAATCAAAGAAACGTGCCGTCTATCAAGCAGCGCCCAGGATCTGCTGCAGACTGTGTTCGACACAATGAAGCTAAGCGCCCGCAGCTGCGACCGCATCGTCAAAGCAGCCCGGACGATTGCCGACTTAAACGGGGACGAACACATACGAAGCGAACACGTTGCCGAAGCAGTGAGCTACCGTAATACATTACAAAGGGTGTGA
- a CDS encoding YraN family protein: protein MSDASLGKAGEEAAVKYLRHTLGYAVLSQNYRNRLGEIDIIAQDGDTLVFVEVKTRRSQQCGRPAEAVENRKQRKLSLVALSYMTRHHCWHMPCRFDVVEVIPSPQGFHLHHIRHAFLSKA, encoded by the coding sequence ATGTCAGACGCCTCGTTGGGAAAGGCCGGCGAAGAAGCCGCCGTCAAGTACCTCCGCCATACGCTGGGCTACGCAGTCCTCAGCCAAAATTATCGCAATCGCCTGGGAGAAATAGACATTATCGCCCAAGACGGCGACACCCTCGTCTTCGTCGAAGTAAAAACGCGCCGGTCGCAGCAGTGCGGCAGGCCGGCCGAAGCCGTAGAAAACCGCAAGCAGCGAAAGCTGTCCCTCGTCGCCCTGTCCTATATGACGCGGCACCATTGCTGGCACATGCCCTGCCGCTTCGACGTCGTCGAAGTCATCCCTTCGCCGCAGGGATTTCACCTTCATCATATACGCCACGCCTTTTTGAGCAAGGCATAG
- a CDS encoding PepSY domain-containing protein yields MEQKGYTNWLKRIFTPRRLKLGAVLVVVCAIVAGGGAWYYHQQKMERKAQIQQAQTRMVEYQAAQRNVQLIGVEDIKAIAAQAVGKDVAELRFREISLENKWDDGNYRNARRDRQPRDVRPAAAAPAQGNGQGQAAQATPGQHDGWTRQEEFFLPIYEIECNGDGLGYELEINAITGEVLESEVESYFIFDEL; encoded by the coding sequence ATGGAACAAAAGGGATATACGAACTGGCTGAAACGGATATTTACGCCGCGCCGTCTGAAACTCGGCGCAGTCTTAGTGGTTGTCTGCGCCATAGTCGCAGGCGGCGGCGCATGGTATTACCACCAGCAGAAGATGGAACGGAAGGCCCAGATCCAGCAGGCCCAGACGCGCATGGTAGAATATCAGGCGGCGCAGCGCAACGTGCAGCTCATCGGCGTCGAGGACATCAAGGCGATCGCCGCCCAGGCTGTCGGCAAGGATGTGGCAGAATTGCGGTTCCGGGAAATTTCCCTGGAAAATAAATGGGACGACGGCAACTATCGGAACGCGCGCCGCGACCGCCAGCCGCGCGACGTAAGACCGGCTGCAGCAGCTCCTGCCCAAGGAAACGGACAGGGACAGGCTGCGCAGGCGACGCCGGGACAGCACGACGGCTGGACGAGACAGGAGGAGTTTTTCCTGCCTATCTATGAAATCGAGTGCAACGGCGACGGCTTAGGCTATGAATTGGAAATCAACGCCATTACGGGCGAAGTCTTGGAAAGCGAAGTCGAATCCTATTTTATTTTCGACGAACTGTAA
- a CDS encoding NAD(P)H-binding protein, giving the protein MEHHLKKALVIGATGAVGRDLVDILLKDEQYSSVATFARRDLGIRHEKLTPYIVDFAYPEQWREFMQGDVLFSALGTSRKQAGSKEGQYRVDYEYQLTAARTAKEQGVRHLVLVSSVGADCHSKFFYLRLKGEIERAAEALGFDGLTIIQPPSLIRKTAKGLGETVSVKALQIANAFGLLRGLAPIETRVVAECMAHAGAESFRGVRRITGQNIRVSMD; this is encoded by the coding sequence ATGGAACATCATCTGAAAAAGGCCCTCGTCATCGGGGCGACGGGGGCTGTCGGTCGGGATTTGGTAGATATCTTATTGAAAGATGAGCAGTATAGCTCTGTAGCGACGTTTGCACGGAGGGACCTTGGCATTCGACATGAAAAATTGACGCCTTATATCGTCGACTTTGCCTATCCGGAGCAGTGGCGGGAATTCATGCAGGGCGACGTGTTGTTTTCTGCGCTGGGGACGTCGCGGAAGCAGGCCGGCTCTAAGGAAGGGCAGTACCGCGTCGACTATGAATATCAACTGACCGCAGCCCGGACAGCGAAAGAGCAGGGTGTGCGTCACCTGGTACTCGTGTCTTCCGTCGGCGCTGACTGCCATTCTAAGTTCTTTTATCTGCGGCTAAAGGGAGAGATAGAAAGAGCTGCAGAAGCGCTGGGATTCGATGGACTTACCATCATTCAGCCGCCGTCCTTGATACGCAAAACGGCCAAGGGGCTAGGCGAAACGGTGTCTGTCAAAGCGCTGCAAATAGCCAATGCCTTCGGCCTGCTTCGAGGACTTGCGCCGATAGAGACCCGTGTCGTAGCGGAATGTATGGCCCATGCCGGGGCAGAGTCTTTCCGAGGTGTTCGCCGTATAACGGGACAGAATATCCGCGTTTCTATGGATTGA
- a CDS encoding DUF805 domain-containing protein: MSTTPEYMPWEEQSLKTKLFTFHGRLSRRHYIYLTILTWVLAGAISYLLHTASATLGTMTGGICLIVAVILAIPTTIISLSIAVRRWHDLNKSWQYVLINVCCAFAGVFSLFLYAYLFIAKGTPGKNLYGPNPAEPWEGQAEYVPPAVQRRLEEERLKNETEEEKALRKAKSQEPAYTMESSPHDQPDDTSTEQPKEKL, translated from the coding sequence ATGTCGACAACACCCGAATATATGCCCTGGGAAGAGCAATCCTTAAAAACGAAGTTATTTACCTTTCACGGCCGCCTCAGCCGGCGGCATTATATCTACCTGACGATCCTCACCTGGGTACTGGCCGGCGCCATTTCCTATCTGCTGCACACGGCCAGCGCTACCCTGGGGACGATGACCGGCGGCATCTGCCTTATCGTCGCCGTCATCCTGGCCATTCCGACGACGATCATTTCCCTCTCCATCGCCGTCCGCCGCTGGCATGACCTGAACAAATCCTGGCAGTACGTTCTCATCAACGTCTGCTGCGCCTTTGCCGGCGTCTTTTCCCTCTTTCTGTACGCCTACTTATTCATCGCCAAGGGAACGCCGGGAAAAAATCTCTACGGCCCGAATCCGGCAGAACCCTGGGAAGGCCAGGCAGAGTACGTTCCTCCTGCCGTACAGCGACGGCTGGAAGAAGAGCGGTTGAAGAACGAAACGGAAGAAGAAAAAGCCCTGCGAAAAGCAAAATCCCAGGAACCGGCCTATACGATGGAGTCTTCGCCGCACGATCAGCCCGACGATACCTCGACGGAACAGCCGAAAGAAAAACTGTAA
- a CDS encoding outer membrane beta-barrel protein has protein sequence MKKKLFAVLSALTVCVSGAAFAAPQTTFQEGAVQVDVGAWNPKSDIGDFSSDSNWNFQGGITYGLTDDVAIQYQYAGLKTDVNGYDATTGNQQEVNLLYSLNDNVAAYAGYNRIENEWDHHGSTTNNVLQVGLIGKAPLADNLDLYGKVGVGTKNTTTWEAGLSYGVTPDLDINAGYRYVDTEGRHGNDPSVTYKGFVTGISYRFGGF, from the coding sequence ATGAAGAAAAAATTATTTGCAGTGCTCTCAGCGTTGACAGTTTGTGTATCCGGCGCTGCGTTTGCAGCTCCGCAGACCACCTTCCAGGAAGGAGCTGTACAGGTAGATGTAGGCGCATGGAATCCGAAATCTGATATTGGCGATTTCAGTTCCGACTCGAACTGGAACTTCCAGGGCGGCATTACGTACGGCTTGACTGACGACGTGGCCATCCAGTACCAGTACGCAGGGTTAAAGACCGATGTCAACGGATATGACGCTACGACAGGCAATCAGCAGGAAGTCAACCTCTTGTATTCCCTCAACGACAACGTAGCGGCTTATGCCGGCTACAACCGCATTGAAAACGAATGGGATCATCACGGCAGCACGACGAATAATGTCCTGCAAGTCGGCCTTATCGGCAAAGCGCCGCTGGCGGACAACCTCGACCTCTATGGCAAGGTCGGCGTAGGCACGAAGAACACGACGACATGGGAAGCGGGCCTTTCCTACGGCGTCACGCCGGACCTGGACATCAACGCCGGCTACCGTTACGTCGATACGGAAGGACGGCATGGCAACGACCCCAGCGTCACCTATAAGGGCTTTGTTACGGGTATTTCCTACCGTTTCGGCGGCTTCTAG
- a CDS encoding tRNA (adenine(22)-N(1))-methyltransferase: MKLSGRLAAAASLIPNHKVIADIGTDHGYIPVYMCQEGRCPKAIAADIVPGPLQAAVTHVRQSGLADRIDCRLGDGLTCIQPGEADGAVICGMGGPLIVSILQASPGVWQEMEFLVLQPQSDSGAVRKYLYESGWHIEDEEMLVEDGRLYEMMRAVPGREAVPEPWLCEIGPVNWQQKHPLLVRKIESLVDKKEHIRAGWTKSRSDMSAQIQALDEEIRHWRDIIWQLQSER, encoded by the coding sequence ATGAAACTGAGCGGACGGCTTGCCGCCGCGGCGTCTTTAATTCCTAATCATAAGGTCATTGCCGATATCGGCACCGATCATGGATATATTCCCGTCTACATGTGCCAGGAAGGGCGTTGTCCCAAGGCCATTGCTGCCGACATCGTGCCGGGGCCGCTGCAGGCTGCAGTCACCCATGTCCGGCAGTCGGGGTTAGCCGACCGCATCGACTGCCGCTTAGGCGACGGACTGACGTGCATCCAGCCCGGCGAAGCGGACGGGGCGGTCATCTGCGGCATGGGCGGCCCGCTGATCGTCAGCATACTGCAGGCCTCGCCCGGCGTATGGCAGGAGATGGAATTTCTCGTCCTGCAGCCGCAAAGCGACAGCGGCGCTGTCCGGAAGTATTTATATGAATCGGGCTGGCATATAGAAGACGAAGAGATGCTCGTTGAAGACGGGCGGCTGTACGAGATGATGCGGGCCGTGCCGGGCAGGGAAGCAGTACCCGAACCCTGGCTCTGTGAGATAGGCCCGGTCAACTGGCAGCAGAAGCATCCCCTGCTGGTACGCAAAATAGAATCGCTCGTCGACAAAAAAGAACACATCCGCGCCGGATGGACGAAGAGCCGCAGCGATATGTCGGCGCAGATTCAGGCGCTGGATGAGGAAATCAGGCATTGGAGGGATATTATATGGCAGTTACAGTCGGAGAGGTAG
- a CDS encoding Nif3-like dinuclear metal center hexameric protein translates to MAVTVGEVVKVLAEWAPVSLKESWDNPGLLVGSPNEPVQKIMVTLDVMRDSVDYAVAHGVNLIVSHHPIIFSGLKALRSDTYDGDMYQKLLAHHISVYSAHTNLDSADGGVNDVLARRLGLREVTGLVPGVKEPLYKVAVYVPESHSEAVRQAMAAAGAGYTGNYSDCSFTVKGDGRFKPRAGANPFIGSIGTVETVREERIETIVPQPKLPALLAAVLQVHPYEEPAYDVYPLANEGHQYAMGRVGLWPTPEPAGIVLQKIKRALKRDVLPFAGDADTMVTKVALLGGAGAGFMKLAKEAGAQLYLTGDIRYHDAQEAVKLGIVAADGGHFGTEYPIVSDLQERLRAAGRERKWAIECISDPTSRDMFHYIK, encoded by the coding sequence ATGGCAGTTACAGTCGGAGAGGTAGTAAAAGTATTGGCAGAATGGGCTCCGGTCTCGCTGAAGGAGTCCTGGGATAATCCGGGGCTGCTCGTAGGCAGTCCCAACGAACCGGTGCAGAAGATCATGGTCACGCTGGACGTCATGAGGGACAGCGTCGACTATGCCGTAGCGCACGGCGTCAATCTCATCGTCAGCCACCATCCCATTATTTTCAGCGGCCTCAAGGCCCTGCGCAGCGATACGTACGACGGAGACATGTATCAGAAGCTGCTGGCCCATCATATTTCCGTGTACAGCGCGCACACTAACCTGGACAGCGCCGACGGCGGCGTAAACGACGTGCTGGCCCGCAGGCTGGGACTACGGGAGGTCACGGGCCTCGTGCCGGGAGTGAAGGAACCCTTGTACAAGGTTGCCGTCTATGTACCCGAAAGCCACAGCGAAGCCGTCCGGCAGGCCATGGCGGCAGCCGGCGCAGGATATACGGGAAATTACAGCGACTGCTCCTTTACGGTGAAGGGCGACGGGCGGTTTAAGCCCCGCGCCGGCGCCAACCCCTTTATCGGCTCCATCGGCACGGTGGAAACGGTACGGGAAGAACGGATCGAGACGATCGTACCACAGCCGAAGCTGCCGGCCCTTTTGGCGGCGGTCTTGCAAGTCCATCCCTATGAGGAACCGGCGTACGACGTATATCCCCTGGCCAATGAAGGCCATCAATATGCTATGGGACGAGTCGGGCTCTGGCCGACGCCGGAACCGGCGGGCATCGTCCTGCAGAAGATAAAGCGTGCGCTGAAGCGCGACGTCCTGCCCTTTGCTGGTGACGCCGATACGATGGTTACCAAGGTGGCCCTCCTCGGCGGCGCTGGAGCCGGATTCATGAAGCTGGCCAAGGAAGCGGGGGCGCAGCTTTATCTGACCGGCGATATCCGCTACCACGACGCTCAGGAAGCGGTGAAGTTAGGCATCGTCGCTGCCGACGGCGGCCATTTCGGCACGGAATACCCCATTGTCAGCGATTTGCAGGAACGGCTGCGGGCGGCCGGACGGGAAAGAAAATGGGCTATTGAATGTATCAGCGACCCGACGAGCCGCGATATGTTCCACTATATAAAGTAA
- the thiE gene encoding thiamine phosphate synthase: MTKEEHIRQLMSDPIYAIMGNAELSLGRSNIDAARQLIEAGVTIIQYREKHKTWREKYAEATAIAKLCHDHKVTFIMNDSVDLAIACGADGIHVGQDDAPATVVRRLAGPDVVIGVSTNTIDEMKQALADGADYVGFGPMFPTASKKDAHEVVSDEAKHFALHFSLPVVTIGGISLENIGSLYKEGFRSFAMISAIVGKEDMTAAVQELRNALKA; encoded by the coding sequence ATGACAAAAGAAGAACATATACGACAACTGATGAGCGACCCTATCTACGCGATTATGGGGAACGCCGAGTTATCCCTGGGACGGAGCAATATCGACGCGGCGCGGCAGCTCATAGAGGCCGGCGTTACGATCATCCAGTACCGGGAAAAGCATAAGACATGGCGGGAAAAATACGCTGAAGCGACGGCCATTGCCAAATTATGCCATGACCATAAGGTGACGTTCATCATGAACGACTCCGTCGATCTGGCGATTGCCTGCGGCGCCGACGGCATTCACGTCGGCCAGGACGACGCGCCGGCGACGGTCGTGCGCCGGCTGGCTGGCCCCGACGTAGTGATCGGCGTGTCGACGAATACGATTGACGAAATGAAGCAGGCCCTGGCCGACGGGGCCGACTATGTCGGCTTTGGCCCCATGTTCCCGACGGCGTCGAAAAAGGACGCCCACGAAGTCGTGTCGGACGAAGCGAAGCACTTTGCCCTGCATTTCTCCCTGCCTGTCGTGACCATCGGCGGCATCAGCCTGGAAAATATCGGCTCATTATATAAGGAAGGCTTCCGTTCCTTTGCCATGATATCGGCCATTGTCGGAAAAGAAGACATGACGGCGGCCGTGCAGGAGCTGCGTAATGCTTTGAAGGCGTAA